From the Paenibacillus sp. MMS20-IR301 genome, the window CAGGCGTACTGGCCCAGGTATTCGGCAAGCTGGCCGGAGAAGGCGTTGACGTTGATATTATTGTCCAGAGCGGCGTGCTGGACGGAACCGCTGATTTCTCCTTTACCGTAGGACTCGGCGATCTGGTGAAAGCCAAGCAGGTGATCGAGGGACTGCACAGTGAATTGCCTTACCGTGAAGTGACTTCCGAGGATAACCTGGTCAAGGTGTCTATCGTGGGTGCAGGCATGGTCAGTCATCCGGGGGTAGCAGCCCAGATGTTCGAAGTCATCTCGAGCCAGGGCGTGAGCATCAAGATGGTCAGCACCTCAGAGATCAAGGTATCTTGCGTTGTTGAATCCGGTAATCTGCAGCAGATCATTCAGGCGCTTCATACTGCCTACAACCTGGATACCGCTGAGCAGGCCTTCGTCGGAGGTCCTCAGGACCGCCGGTAAGCCCTAAACTGATGTGGGGGTTGAGCGAAAAACCGAATACAATGCGCGAACGTCAATGTAAAGCGGACAATATATAAGACATAGATACAAAGATCAATTAGTAACCAATAATCGTCAGTCAAAAAGAGTGCTATTCCCCGAGCGAGCGGAGAATAGCACTCTTTTGCATAGCATAGTAAATGTGGCTGGCAACGGTATCGGCGATATGCTTAATTGTACTTTGTACAACTATATTGTCTGATTTACTAGCGATTATCCATATAGTTGTATTTCGTACAACTAAACTGACTTTGTACCTTGGTTCCCGCCCATTTGGGCAAATTTAGTTGTACGGAATACAGTTATACGATGTTCGCATCCATTTTCTCTGTTTTTAATTGCACATTATACAACTATCCTCGTTTAACCCAGACGCCGGAACCGGCCCATGATCTCAACTGTCTCCAGCACGTTAACAAAGGATTTCGGATCGGTCTCCAGAATCGTCTTGCGCAGATCGGCCAGCTCGTAACGGGTTGTGACCGTCATCAGCATCGTGTTCCCTTCGTGGCTGTATCCGCCCTCAGCATTCACTACGGTGACACCGTGGGGCAGGCAGGTCAGGCGGCTCAGCATCTTCTCCCGCTCCTTCGTGACAATGAAGCAGGTCAGCTTGACGTGGCGGATATGGATCATATCAACAACCCGGCTTTTGACGAAGATACACAGCATCGCATAGAGCGCGGAATCCCAGCTTTTGAAGAAGCCCAGGCTTAAGATGACCAGTCCGTCCAGCACGAACAGCACAGTGCCCATCGGAATATCCCGTTTGCGGGTAATAATCGAGCCGAGAATATCGAATCCCCCGGAAGATCCGCCTGCACGCAGCGAGAAGCCAACCCCTCCGGCAATAATAACCCCGCCGAAAATACTGGCCAGAATCGGGTCCTTGGTCAGCTTCACCACAGGAATAATAGTGAGGAACCAGGTGGTGGAAATAACGGACAGCATGCTATAGCAGATATATTTTTTGCCTACCGCGATAAATCCCCAAATCAGGATCGGCAGATTGATGGCGAAATAATACAGCGAAATGTACTTTGGATTCGTTAAGTAGCCGATAATCGAGGCCGTTCCCGCTACACCGCCGCTGAGCAGCTGATGCGGAATCAGGAACAGCCGGAGCCCGCATGCCACCAGAAAAGCAGAGAAAATAATGATGGCTACTTCCTTGACTTGTCTGGCTACTGTTCCTGATACGAGCGGTACTACGAAATTACGAACTTGCATGACTGTGATCCCCTCTTTTTCCGATGTCTTATCTGGCTTCCGGCGGTGCGCAGCACCTCTTTTGGGAAGTGAAATGGAAGGTGCCAGTAGTTTCTCCAGCGACCCGCCCTTCTATTTAATTATGCTCCTGCCGGAACGCGCAAAAATAATTTTATCATACCGATGATATTTTTTTATATAGGTCTGCACTATGATTTCTTTCACACTTGCCAAATTCTCCGCGGGTCTCCTTCATTTCTTTTTGTCTAAAGTGGCGGTCTGCCGCATATCCATGGATAACAGCTTGTTTAATCTGCAATGTATTGCTTGTAATTCATAGATTCGGACAAGGGGGTAGAACGGTTTGGACAAGTATGTGGGCTGGATGGCGGGGCTGCGGCTGCTGTCGGGCAGTGTGGAGATTGCCGCTGCGCTGATCATGCTCCGGCTTAATCAGGTGGACAAGGCGCTTGCCGTCAATTCCGGGCTGGCGCTGGTCGGACCGACAATTCTGATTCTGACAACAGCAGTAGGACTGACCGGGATGGCGGAGCAGCTCTCCTGGGGGAAGCTGGGCTGGATCGGATGCGGCGTGGCTTTTCTCTTAATCGGTATCTTAAAGAAATGATAGATGATAGTCATAAAGCTCAGGTACAAGCATAAATATGGAGTAAAGCTAGTAAGTAGAGGACAGCTTGGGGGTACTTTGTATGGCTAAGGATTGGCTTCTATTATTTCCTGAAAAAGTAAGAGCGCTGCTCAGCGGACTTCCCCTAGCGCTCCTGGACAAAGTGGAGGAAGTCCGCGTCCGTGAAGGACGGCCGCTTGAGATCAACTACTCCGGCAAATATCATTTTGTCGGTGCCGGCGGCGCTCTGACACAGCTTCCCGGTGAAGCCTACAGGCCGGACCGGGAGGATACGCACCGGCTGCTGGACCTGATCAGCAATCATTCGCTGTATACGATGGAAGAGGAGCTGCGCAAGGGCTTCATCACCATCCCCGGCGGACACCGGATCGGCCTCTCCGGCCGGACCGTCCTAAGCGGCGGAGGGGTAGAGCATCTGCGCGACATTACCGGCTTCAATGTGCGCATCGCCCGTGAGGTGCACGGCATTGCCGACGGTGTGCTGCCCTATCTGCTGGACCGGGGGCGGCAGCGGATTATGCATACACTGATCCTCTCGCCGCCGCAGCACGGCAAGACGACGCTGCTGCGCGATCTGGCGCGGCAGATTTCGGCAGGCGGAAGGGACGGACGCGAAGGAAGCCGCCCGGCGCTGAAGGTCGGCATCGTCGATGAACGCTCAGAGATTGCCGGGAGCCGGCGCGGCGTCCCGGCCTTCGATGTCGGCCCGCGGACGGACATTCTTGACGGCTGTCCCAAAGCGGAAGGCATGATGATGATGATCCGCTCGCTGTCGCCGGATGTGCTGATCGCAGACGAGATCGGCCGGCTGGAGGACGCGGAGGCGGTAACGGAAGCACTGCATGCCGGCATTACAGTGGTCGCCTCCGCGCACGGCAAGGAAGTGGCCGAGCTGGCCAGGCGGCCGGGGCTGGGCGGGCTGCTGGAGCACCGGATGTTTGAGCGGTATGTCATTCTGCACCGCTCAGAGTCCGGCCTCGCCTTCCGCATTCTCGACGCCCAGAAGCGCGGGCTGCTGCTGATCTCGCCGGAAGAGCGGCAGGCGGGTGACCGCCATGCTTAAGCTAGCAGGTGCGGTGCTGATCGTCCTGGCAGGCACTCTGGCAGGCTTCAGGATAGCCGCCCAGTACGCTGAGCGGCCCCGGAACATCCGGGCGCTGATTGCAGCGCTGCAGCGGCTGGAGACAGAGATCCAGTACGGCTACACTCCGCTGCCGGAGGCGCTGCGGCGGATCGGTCAGCAGATGAAGGAGCCGCTGCGGGCCTTCTTCATCACGGCGGCTGAAGAAATGAGTGAGCCGTATAACTGCAGCGCCGAGGAAGCGGTACGGCGGTCCATGGAGGCCCACTGGAGCAGGGCTGCCCTGAAGCCGGCGGAGCAGGAAATTATCCGGCAGCTCAGCTGCACACTGGGCACCAGTGACAGAGTGAATCAGAGCACGCATATTGCGCTGGCTCTGCAGCAATTGAAGCAGGAGGAGACAGCGGCCAGAGAAGATCAGGGCAAGTATGAGAAAGTGAGCAAAAGCCTGGGTCTGCTGCTTGGAGCATTGATCGTCATTTTGATCTTTTAGCGAGGTGCCAGGAATGAATATTGAAGTCAACGCGATCTTTCAGATTGCCGGCATCGGCATCATTATCGCCATGATCCACACGGTGCTTAAGCAGATGGGTAAAGAGGATATCGCCCACTGGGTAACGATTGTCGGCTTTATCATCGTGCTGTTCATGGTGATCCGCATGCTGGACGGACTGCTCCAGGAAATCAAAACGATTTTTCTTTTTCAATAGGCTGAGGTTATGGAAATCATTCAGGTAGTGGGAATCGGGCTCTTGTCGACTGTCCTCATCCTTGTATTGAAGGAGCAAAAACCGGTGTTCGCCTTTCTGCTGACAACTGCAGCCGGCATTCTGATCTTCCTGTTCCTGATCGGCAAGATCGGAACGATTCTCGGGACGCTGGAGCGGGTCGCGGAATCCTCCGGAATGGAAATGATCTATATCAAAACCGTGTTCAAAATCATCGGCATTTCGTATATCGCAGAGTTCGGGGCGCAGATAGTGCGGGATGCCGGGCAGGAGTCGATCGCCTCCAAAATCGAGCTGGCCGGCAAGGTGCTGATTATGGTACTGGCTGTGCCGATCATCAGCATAATTATCGAGACAGTGATGAAGCTGCTGCCGGCGTAAAACTGCAGGAGCGCAGCGGGGATAACTGTTACAGGAAAGCGGGGTGACGGGATGCAGGCGCATAGTATTTTTCGTCCGCCAAAAGGTTATAAACTGCTCTTGCTGCTCCCTTGTCTGCTGCTGTTACTGTGTACAGGCACCCTCTATGCCGCTCCGGCCGGGCAAGCACAACAGACACAGACACAGGCTGCTGGCGGAAGCGGGGGCTCGTCCTCTCCGGTTGACCAGTGGGTGAAGGGGCAGGTTCAGAGCCTGCCTACGGACGGGGTAGAGTCGTACTGGAATCAGCTGATGAAGGAGTACGGGGGATTTTTTCCTGACGGTAAAACCCCTTCGCTGATGGATATGCTGTTGCCAGGCGAAGACGGCTTAAGCTTCAAAAGTGTCCTGTCCGGCCTGACCTCCTACATGTGGCATGAGGTGCTTTATAACGGCAAGCTGCTCGTTACGATTGTAATGATCAGTGTGCTGAGCATGATTCTGGAGACGCTGCAGACCGCTTTTGAACGGAAATCAGTCAGTAAAATCGCTTATATGCTCTGTTACATGGTTGTGCTAGTAATCGCAGTCAACAGCTTCAATATCGCTATCGGCTATGCCAAGGATGCCATTGACCGGATGAGCGATTTCATGATGGCCATGATCCCGCTGCTGTTCGCGCTGCTGGCTTCCATGGGCAATATCGTTACAGTCTCGGTAACCCATCCGCTGATTGTGTTTATGATTCATACGGTCAGCACGCTGATTCATACAGTGGTCTTCCCGCTGCTGTTCTTCTCGGCGGTGCTGCATCTGGTCAGTGCCATGTCGGAGAAATACAAGCTGACCCAGCTGGCGAATCTGTTGCGCAATATAGGGGCCGGACTGCTGGGCGTGCTGCTCACCGTCTTCCTCGGTGTGATTTCGGTCCGGGGGATTACCAGCTCGGTTACGGACGGGGTTACCATCCGCGCTGCTAAATACATTACAGGTAATTTCGTTCCAGTTATCGGCAAAATGTTCGCGGATGCCACCGATACGGTGATCTCGGCCTCGCTGCTGGTGAAGAACGCCATCGGGCTGTCGGGAGTCATCATCATCCTTTTCCTGTGTGCCTTCCCGGCGATCAAAATTCTGATCCTTGCCCTGATCTATAACGTGGCCGCCGCAGTAATGCAGCCGCTAGGGGATACGCCGATTGTGAGCTGCCTGCAGACGATCGGCAAAAGCATGATTTATGTCTTCGCGGCACTTGCAGCCGTCTCGCTGATGTTCTTCCTCGCAGTAACGATTATGCTGACAGCGGGCAATGTCACGGTGATGATGCGGTGAGGTATGGGGAGGATAACCGGAGCAGGCAGCAGGTATTAACATATTCAGGACTTTCAGGAGGTGCTCCATGACCTGGTTAGGCGGATGGCTGCATGAGCTGATTCTGGTGGTGCTGCTGGCTGCATTTGTAGAGATGCTGCTCCCCAGCAAATCCATGGAACGCTACGCGAGGCTGGTGCTCAGCCTGCTCGTGCTGCTGACAATGCTCAGCCCGATTGTCTCCCTGTTGAAGGGGGATGCCGGTGCTGAGCTGAGTCAGGCAATGGAGCGGCAGGACCGCAGCGGCGGGCTGCTGTCAGGTACAGGCGGAGGTGACCATTCGCTGGAGCAGATTCTGGCTGACGGCAGGATGCTGGCTTCGGGTACCCGGGAGCAGAGCCTGAAGCTGGCCGCAGCTGAGGTTGCCGGACAAATGCGGGAGCAGATTGCCGCAGGCACCGGAATCCGCGGCGTGAATGTTACAGTTGCGCTGGGTATGGGTCCGGATACAAGCACACTCAGCGGTGAGAATGTGCCGGTGATCTCCGCTGTAACAGTGGCTCTGCCTGAAGCCGCAGCTGCCGCCGGCAGCCCTGATTCAGCTGCAGGTTCAGCTGCCGTCGGCAATCCGATCCGGATTACTCCGGTACAGCCGGTTCAGGTCAGTCTGGACGGCGGCAATCCGGCAGGGGAAGCCAGCGCTGAAGCTTCGGTGCCGGGCGGTTTAGCGGGTTCAGCCGGTTCAGGCGCCGGCCCGTCAAACGGCGGGAGTACAGGCCCGGAGGAACAGGCGGCGGCGGCAAGCGAAGCAGAAGCCATTATCCGGCTGCTGGAGCAGAACTGGAGCCTGGACCCTGAGCTGATTCATATCCAAAGCGGCAGCTCCGCTGCTGTGAAATCATAAGTCAGAAGAGGCCATAACCAGAAGGAGGGAAATCAATGGGCAATTGGCTGAAAAAGCTGGAGCAGTGGGCCGGCGGCGGGAGCGGCAGCCCGAAGCGGAGCCATACGTTCCGCTGGCTGATCATTCTCGGGCTGCTGGGAGTCGCGATTATGCTGTTTAACTCCTTCGTGAATGTGAAGAAGCTCGACAACGAGAATACGGGGCGCGAACCGCCGGTAAGCGGGGCCGCACAGACTGTTCTGCAGGAGACGGTGTCATCAAGTTCCTTCGACAGCATTGAACTGGCGATGGAGAACCGGACGAAGGAAATACTGGAGAAAATCGTCGGGGTCGGCACCGTAGATATCATGGTTACTGTAGAATCCACCGAGGAAATCGTGGTCGTGCGCAATATGAATGATACGCAGGCGCAGAGCGAGGAAACGGACGCCAGCGGCGGTAAACGGCATACCACACAGTACACCAGGGACGGGGAAATTGTTACCTACAGCCAGTCCGGCGACGAGACCCCGATTGTAACCAAACGGATCAAACCCCAGGTACGGGGCGTGCTGGTTGTCGCCAAGGGTGCGGAGAATAAAACGGTACGGAGCCTGATTGAGCAGGCGGTTGAAAAAGGGCTGAACGTACCGAGCTACCGCATCTCCGTTGTTCCGCGCAAGCAGGAATAGATATTCAGCAAAGACTGCCTGCGGCAGACAAAAATCAGGCATATGTGGGCCAAACCACGCGTATGCTTTCATAAACGGGTTGTCCAAGCGGACAAACCGAGCGGATTCACTGAAGCAGATGCTAACAAAACTTTAAGCGTAGGCTTCCGAAGTGAGTTTTGTACGAAGCAGACTCACCGGAGTAAATGCTAACAAAACTTTAGGAGGAATAAAAATGAAGGGCAAAAGACAAACGATTTGGCTCGTATCCATGCTTAGCCTGATGGTGGTGCTCTCGGCATACTACTTGTTCACAGAAGATACAGGATCTTCGATTCCTAAGGAAACAGCAGGCAGCATCCAGGTGGATACAGTGAAGGATGGAACCGGCGGGGGAACGGCAACAGCCCTTGACAGCGGGCTCGTAATCAACGAAGTGAGCACAGACGGCACTGTAGCGGCTGATACCGGAATCACGGCTGATGACAGCAGCACTGCTGCAGTTACTGATGAGACCGGCAAGGCAGCAACAGACGAAACAGCAGCTGCAGTATCCGAAGACAGCACAGACGCGGCCGTAACGGCTGACAGCGGTGATACAGCCAAAGACACAGCGGCAGCAGGCAATTCAGGCAAAGAGGCTTCTGCAGATAAGGGCAAAGAGACCAAGGCGGCAGCTGCCTCCACGGACAAGACTCCGGTCAAGGATGATGCGGCCATTCTGGACGAGGTTGCTTCCCAGAGCGTCTCGGCAACCAGCATGTTCACCAATTATCTGTATGAGCGGGAACAGAAGAACCTGAAGGACCACAACGATCTGCTGGCGCTGATTAATGATATGGATAAGTCGCCTTCGGAGAGTGCGGTTGCCCAGGAGCAGCTCAGCAAGCTGGAGGAGAAGGAGTCCAAAATCACCGGAATCGAAGAGCAGCTGCAGCAGAAATACGGTGAGGCCATCGTGAAGGAAGAAGCAGGGGATGCTTACACAATCGTAGTGCTCAGCGATAAGCTGGATGTCAAACAGGCCGTGGGCATTGTGGACCTCGTCATGAAGGAACTGAGCGTAACGCAGGACAAGATTAAGGTCCAATATGTATCTGAGCAGTAAGCTTGGCTGAATAAAAAATAAGAAAATAGCATAAAATGCCGAAAGAGCCCGGGCTGGTCCAGGGCTCTTTCCATTTCTAGCGTTTGTGATATAATACATAAAGTTATCTTGAAGTATAAAAAAGAATACGCTGGCAGAGTTACCCCTTGCCCTGCATATCTGTATCCAAAATGGCTTTGAGAGAAAGCTGAAGGAGTGAACTATTAAATGTTCAAGTTAAGCGAGATTAAGGAATTGATTAAATTGCTGGACCAGACCTCCTCCGTACATGAGCTGGAGATTGAAAGCGAAGGTATGAAGCTGGCTATCCGCAAACCGGATCGTCCAGAAGCTGATGGAACAGTAATACATCAGGCGGCTCCTTATGCCTATCCCTTTACGCCAGCCCCGCAGCCGCAAAGCCTGCAGCATGTTGCCCCTCCGGTTGTCAGTGAAGCTCCTGCTGCAGCGCAGCAGTCGCAATCGT encodes:
- a CDS encoding YitT family protein — its product is MQVRNFVVPLVSGTVARQVKEVAIIIFSAFLVACGLRLFLIPHQLLSGGVAGTASIIGYLTNPKYISLYYFAINLPILIWGFIAVGKKYICYSMLSVISTTWFLTIIPVVKLTKDPILASIFGGVIIAGGVGFSLRAGGSSGGFDILGSIITRKRDIPMGTVLFVLDGLVILSLGFFKSWDSALYAMLCIFVKSRVVDMIHIRHVKLTCFIVTKEREKMLSRLTCLPHGVTVVNAEGGYSHEGNTMLMTVTTRYELADLRKTILETDPKSFVNVLETVEIMGRFRRLG
- a CDS encoding YqhV family protein; translated protein: MDKYVGWMAGLRLLSGSVEIAAALIMLRLNQVDKALAVNSGLALVGPTILILTTAVGLTGMAEQLSWGKLGWIGCGVAFLLIGILKK
- the spoIIIAA gene encoding stage III sporulation protein AA, giving the protein MAKDWLLLFPEKVRALLSGLPLALLDKVEEVRVREGRPLEINYSGKYHFVGAGGALTQLPGEAYRPDREDTHRLLDLISNHSLYTMEEELRKGFITIPGGHRIGLSGRTVLSGGGVEHLRDITGFNVRIAREVHGIADGVLPYLLDRGRQRIMHTLILSPPQHGKTTLLRDLARQISAGGRDGREGSRPALKVGIVDERSEIAGSRRGVPAFDVGPRTDILDGCPKAEGMMMMIRSLSPDVLIADEIGRLEDAEAVTEALHAGITVVASAHGKEVAELARRPGLGGLLEHRMFERYVILHRSESGLAFRILDAQKRGLLLISPEERQAGDRHA
- the spoIIIAB gene encoding stage III sporulation protein SpoIIIAB; translation: MLKLAGAVLIVLAGTLAGFRIAAQYAERPRNIRALIAALQRLETEIQYGYTPLPEALRRIGQQMKEPLRAFFITAAEEMSEPYNCSAEEAVRRSMEAHWSRAALKPAEQEIIRQLSCTLGTSDRVNQSTHIALALQQLKQEETAAREDQGKYEKVSKSLGLLLGALIVILIF
- the spoIIIAC gene encoding stage III sporulation protein AC — encoded protein: MNIEVNAIFQIAGIGIIIAMIHTVLKQMGKEDIAHWVTIVGFIIVLFMVIRMLDGLLQEIKTIFLFQ
- the spoIIIAD gene encoding stage III sporulation protein AD is translated as MEIIQVVGIGLLSTVLILVLKEQKPVFAFLLTTAAGILIFLFLIGKIGTILGTLERVAESSGMEMIYIKTVFKIIGISYIAEFGAQIVRDAGQESIASKIELAGKVLIMVLAVPIISIIIETVMKLLPA
- the spoIIIAE gene encoding stage III sporulation protein AE, giving the protein MQAHSIFRPPKGYKLLLLLPCLLLLLCTGTLYAAPAGQAQQTQTQAAGGSGGSSSPVDQWVKGQVQSLPTDGVESYWNQLMKEYGGFFPDGKTPSLMDMLLPGEDGLSFKSVLSGLTSYMWHEVLYNGKLLVTIVMISVLSMILETLQTAFERKSVSKIAYMLCYMVVLVIAVNSFNIAIGYAKDAIDRMSDFMMAMIPLLFALLASMGNIVTVSVTHPLIVFMIHTVSTLIHTVVFPLLFFSAVLHLVSAMSEKYKLTQLANLLRNIGAGLLGVLLTVFLGVISVRGITSSVTDGVTIRAAKYITGNFVPVIGKMFADATDTVISASLLVKNAIGLSGVIIILFLCAFPAIKILILALIYNVAAAVMQPLGDTPIVSCLQTIGKSMIYVFAALAAVSLMFFLAVTIMLTAGNVTVMMR
- the spoIIIAF gene encoding stage III sporulation protein AF — protein: MTWLGGWLHELILVVLLAAFVEMLLPSKSMERYARLVLSLLVLLTMLSPIVSLLKGDAGAELSQAMERQDRSGGLLSGTGGGDHSLEQILADGRMLASGTREQSLKLAAAEVAGQMREQIAAGTGIRGVNVTVALGMGPDTSTLSGENVPVISAVTVALPEAAAAAGSPDSAAGSAAVGNPIRITPVQPVQVSLDGGNPAGEASAEASVPGGLAGSAGSGAGPSNGGSTGPEEQAAAASEAEAIIRLLEQNWSLDPELIHIQSGSSAAVKS
- the spoIIIAG gene encoding stage III sporulation protein AG, with amino-acid sequence MGNWLKKLEQWAGGGSGSPKRSHTFRWLIILGLLGVAIMLFNSFVNVKKLDNENTGREPPVSGAAQTVLQETVSSSSFDSIELAMENRTKEILEKIVGVGTVDIMVTVESTEEIVVVRNMNDTQAQSEETDASGGKRHTTQYTRDGEIVTYSQSGDETPIVTKRIKPQVRGVLVVAKGAENKTVRSLIEQAVEKGLNVPSYRISVVPRKQE
- a CDS encoding SpoIIIAH-like family protein, with the translated sequence MKGKRQTIWLVSMLSLMVVLSAYYLFTEDTGSSIPKETAGSIQVDTVKDGTGGGTATALDSGLVINEVSTDGTVAADTGITADDSSTAAVTDETGKAATDETAAAVSEDSTDAAVTADSGDTAKDTAAAGNSGKEASADKGKETKAAAASTDKTPVKDDAAILDEVASQSVSATSMFTNYLYEREQKNLKDHNDLLALINDMDKSPSESAVAQEQLSKLEEKESKITGIEEQLQQKYGEAIVKEEAGDAYTIVVLSDKLDVKQAVGIVDLVMKELSVTQDKIKVQYVSEQ
- the accB gene encoding acetyl-CoA carboxylase biotin carboxyl carrier protein, which produces MFKLSEIKELIKLLDQTSSVHELEIESEGMKLAIRKPDRPEADGTVIHQAAPYAYPFTPAPQPQSLQHVAPPVVSEAPAAAQQSQSSAEGALHKIVSPMVGTFYSAASPETPSFVNVGDRVNEKSTVCIIEAMKLMNELEAEVKGEIVSVLAENGQLVEYGQPLFLVRAE